The nucleotide sequence TGACTTTGCCTTAGCTAGCCATAAAGAGAAGATCTTGGGTTCTCACTCGAAGTACGGCCATATTTGATGGCATGTCTGTCATTGCCAGCAGCCTCTAAAGATGATGCCGTCTCGCTAGCCAAATCCTAGCACCGAGACAGCCCAAAGCCATCCCGCACCGCTCAAGAGGATGGTGGATGCAGGTTGAGGACCATGCCGTCTTACTTCTGGTTACCGTCGCACCTCCTTCAATCCCCGATGATGAGAGAGTAAGAGTCTCTTGGACGTAGGATGGTCTTCAGATCCAATCACCATTACAACCACCATGTAGATTGTCGTCGTTGCGGCCACCTCACGGATCTTCCCACCATGTCCCCGGGGCCACCACCCTAGCGTCGTCTACCATCGCCCCAATCAATGTGATTTATCCTTCTAATACAGAGTCGTGTCGCCAGATCCAGCCCACACCATGGCCTTACTGCCAAGACCTGCATTAGCCCCTCATTCTTGTAGGCATGTCGGTGTCAGTCATAGGACACTACTCCGGATAAGAGTAGGATTCGCGCCTCCACATGCTCGACCTCGCATGTctagagcaccatgaaacccttgACGATGAAGACCTCGAGTGTCCTCTGAGTTGGACGGTAGCTCCATGCATGTCCCGCCCATAGGTTCCCAAATCGGCATCATCTTTGGATCTCCATGCGACAATGTAGGGGACGACTCGTCAATTGCGAATCAAGTTATTTTTTCTCCACCCCCTATTTGGCGGGCGCACCACTGTACAAGCTTTTTAATAGATATACATGATATTCTCGTGGATATGTATTTAGTGTCGGATCTTGTATTGAGTCCAAGAGGATGATCTTCTGGTTGTGGACAACAACTCCAACTATTTACTGTCTCTATCCCATACATTAGGGTTTTTTTTAGTAAAAACAAACAAAATAGAGTCCAAGCCTCCTCTTACTCACCTCCCTCTTCTACGAACCTCCGGTCAATCCCATCCCCCCTACATATCTAGGAAGAGAACACCGTTCCTCCAGTAACCCCCAACTACCATGAAAACTCCCACCCGCCACCGACTTACACCTCGTCATTTGAATGATCAAAGATGTCACTATAAAATCCCTATTTGTTGTGATGAAAATCCTGGGGAGTAAGTTTTAACGATCCCTAAAAACATTTTCGGTGACGGTGACCATCTGTAGCTGATGGGCTCccaaggcagccccccccccccccaccctccctTCTCAGCACTTTTGATGACCATTTGCTCTGGTTTTAGGTGACGCATGTTCACTATCACAAGATATGTACTTATTCGGTGACGATTTTCAGTGGCACGGAGTATCTTGGATGGGTTAATAAAGGAAATATAATAGAAAATTAGTGATTATATTTGTAGCTGAATTATTTTGTGGCATGTCCATTGTTAATAGACAAAAATTGCATGGAATAGGGATCGTTCAGTTCCCTTGTAAAGAAAGGAATTGGGAACATCCCCATATTGGCCTACGAAAAGACCAACGACCATGTCCCCGATGAGGCGAGGCGATGCGCGAGGACGGCACGGCGAAGCACAAGCGATTTCAGGTGTGATCCAGTTATTAACATACATCATAGCAAAAGTGTTTCGATCTGCTCGATTAGTTGACACACATTGTTATGCCAATAATGCTTTGCAGGCTATGGATCGAGATTGAATGACTAAATCAATCAAGCTTACCCCGCCATACATAAAtcgtgttaaggagtttatgaaatTCACACGTGAACACAACAATGAAGGTGATTCAATCTTGTGCCATCTTGTGCTCATGCATCCAATGCCAGGATTTGATGCAGCATAATTCAAGGATAGTTAAGACTCACCTAAACAATGGTATGTCCAGTACCTATACAAGGTGGTTCGATCATGGTGAATCAATTAGTGATGGTGAAAGTCAAAAGAAGAATAACAATAAGGGTCTGTTTGGGAAAAGTAATATCAAAACTTTACCAAGAAATACTAGTACCATTCTTTCCCAATCGGTTACATGCTTAGTTTCTCATTTCGAGCAAACAAAGGACCAAATATAGTAAGAGAAGGCAAACACTCGTTGTTATATTTGCCATATAAATTATATAGACAAATCCTTATCTAGCTTTCGTCTCAATCTTGTGTAAAGAGATATGCATCTCTGATCCCATGCAGCTTGGCAGCCACTTCCTGCATGCTGATGCGCTCACTTGGGGACGACCTGGTGCAACACAGCCCAATACTAATCACAGAAATGAGACTCTGCGCTCCATTTTTCTCGACAACATCCATCGGAGTTTCCCGGCAGAGGTTCAGCTCCTGCAGCAGTTCTGGGTCAAGAATCTGCAGCACTTTATGGGGGAAGTTGATCTCTGCAAACTTTGCAATGCTCAATCCGTCCTTGAACATGGCATCCGTTGGCCTCCTTCGGATGAATACTTCAAGGAGGATGACTCCAAAGCTGTAAACATCCGAAGTAGTTGAAACCTGACCGCCCCCTGCACATTCTGTAGATCCAGCAAGAGTTTAGTTCCGACTCATTCGCATGATCAAACTGTCAAGGTTCATATGAAGAAAGAAAAACCAATGCAAGGACGGATGGTACCTGGAGCAACATATCCTATGGTTCCCTTTATTGCAACCGAAGACGTCGAAGTTGATTCAGAAGACGATGTTGTGGTATGAATCGGCAACCTTGCAAGCCCGAAGTCCCCAACATGAGCTACCATATCATCGTCTAGGAGAATGTTTCTAGGTTTCAGATCACAATGAACAATACCCTCTTGGTGAAGGTACGCCACTGCATCTGATACATCTGCCACGATGCTCAACCTTTGAGCCAGTGAAATGTAGTTCGAATCTGAAGAGCTTTCGTCACCCCGAGCAGAGTGTAGAAATTTATGCAAGTCCCCTTGTGGCATGAACTCATAGACTAGTGCTTTGAAGTCGATTCCTCTAGAATCAATGCTAGAGCATGTAGTAAGGATATGGACTAGATTGCGGTGCCGCACGTTCCTCAAAGCATTGCATTCTGTGATGAAGCTCTTTTGTGCTCCCCTTGTCTCGAGAGCAAAGACTTTCACAGCAGCCACATTTCCATCTCGAAACAGTTTGGCTTTATATACCGAACTGTACCTTCCACTGCCGATTACGTTGGACAAGGAGAACCCTTCAGTTGCTTTGGCGATATCATCATAAGAAACTTTGGGAAATTTTCTACCAAAAGAAGGTAGAGACATCAATTCTCTCCTTTGTTTTTTCCTCCAGAAAAGTAGCATGGACACGAAACCGGCAAGTAGCACCATGCTAGCTAGTGGAATCATCACTTTGAAACATAGTGGCCAAGTGTGCTTGGACGGGCTTGAAATTGTAACAGGGCATGCAGGTAGGTGTAGCTCTAGGACTCCACCACAGAGCCCATGATTTCCGCCTATGCGTATGGCAGTTGTGTTCTTGAAGACACCTTCTTCTGGAACTTCACCATCAAGACGGTTGAATGACATATCTAGTTGTTGAAGGTATTTCAGAGCAGCAATGGACTTCGGTATGGATCCATATAAGTGGTTGTGAGACACAGTAAGCACCTCCAAGTTGCTTATGTTTCCTAATGAAGTTGGAATTCTTCCACTAAGAGAATTCTGATCAAACTCGATGACTTCCAAACTTTCGCAGCCATCGAGTGTCTCAGGGATGACACCAGATAGGTTATTTGATGAAATTAGCAGATACAGCAGTTGCTTGGCATGTCCTATTTCTATAGGAAGTGCCCCATCTAGTTTATTGGAATATAACCCAATTCGACTTATTGTAGGAATGCTCAAGATCTCTTTTGGTATGCTGCCATGAAGATTGTTGTTGGAAATGCTCAATTTTTCAAGGACCTTAAGGTTTCCCAAACTTGGGGGTATATTTCCATATAAATGGTTAGATTCTAGAAAGAGTTCTATCAGCTGAGATAAGTTTGCAAGGGATGATGGAATAACCCCTGTAAAGGAGTTGTTAGCTAGCTCTATTCCTTGTAAATTGTGCAGAGTTCCAAGCCATTCTGGCAAAACACCTGTAAACTGATTTTCTCCTAACCCTAATTTGAATAGGCCTCGCAGATTTGCTATGCCAGAAGGAAAACCTCCTGATAATTTATTTGTTCCCAAAAGGAGATTCTGAAGCTGATCAGAAAGGTTTCCCAATGAATTTGGTACATTTCCTTGTAGGTGATTCCCTTTCATTGAGAAACTCTGTAGCTCGGTGCAATTGGTTAAGCTGCTCATAAACTCCCATTCCTGCTTGTTACGAGCGTGGAAGTGGTTGAATTCAAGATTCAAGTAGGACAGCTTGTTAAGTTTGCCGATGGTACTATGTACTACACCAGTAAGATTATTACTTGACATGTCGACGTAGTGCAGCTCGGAACAATTTATCAATGAATAGGGAATATGCCCATGAAAGAAGTTGTCAGCCAATTGAAGAAGTTGGAGGTTAGGGAGATGGTTACCGAGGTAGGTTGGTACCTCCCCACCTAGATAATTGAAGGCAAGGCTAAGAAGATTGAGAGCAGAAAGATTTAAGATGGCATGTGGGAACGTGCCCGTCAACTTATTGACAGCCCCTAATAGGATCTGCAGCTTGTGCAGCTTTGCGAAGTCATTTGGGATATTGCTCTCAATGTGATTAAACGTGAAAGTGATACCTCTTAGTGTTGTAATATTGGCAAGAGAAGAAGGGATGGTTCCAATGAGATCATTGCCGGAGAGGCGCAGCTCTTGCAGATGACTAGGTAAATTAGGAAATTTACCAGCTAGATTATTCCCAACCAGCCGAAGCATCATTAGGCTGGTACAGTTGGAAAGATTAGGTATCCTTCCTTGCAATCTGTTAAAATTCAAGTAGATGGTTTGGAGGTTATGCATATGACCAAGGGATGGAGGGATCTCTCCGGAGAATGAATTATTTGGTAGGAATAGAGACTGTAGGAATGTAAGGTTTCCAAGAGAAGGAGATATTTGCCCTGCTAAACCTCGTCTTGTAAGATTGAGCGAAATAACACGAGGAGGGGTGGTTATCGTCCCACACGAGACACCTTCCCAGTGGCAGAAGTGGGTGCTATCGTTCCACGACATCAAGGCTTGTTGTGGGTCAAGCATGACCCCTTTCTTGAATTCAAGTAGCGACAGCCGATCTGTCTCGTTTCCATGCAAAGAACTACAGATCATGGTCTGCACACTGTAAGCCACCATGAGCACCATCACAAACTGTCGTGCTGTAGTGACCATCATGCATGGATGGCCAGGCATCTTTGCTCAACTGACCGTGGTTAACTATATGCAGAGATAAAAACAAGGAAAATTTTAGGTAATAACCAACTAGACGCTTAGCAAAATCCATTTGTGGTATGTGATGTACCTGGCAGCAGAGCAGATTATTTTGTTGCACTTGAGAGTTTCCCTCTTTGTGGAATCTGAATATGCTCAAAGTTCCTTCAGCAAGTACTATAACTATTGTCTTCCAGTCTGAGTAGCAATATTTCTTCAAACTCCTGCAATTTCATAAGACTTAATCAGTTGTTTTCCTATCACATATATGCTGGCTATTCATGAATTAATATGATGCTAAAAAaatactacctccgttcctaaatataagtctttttagggatttcaATTTGGACTACATACGggtgtatgtagacatagtttagagtagtttagagtgtagattcactcattttgctccgtatgtagtctatattagaatctctaaaaaagacttatatttagggacGGAGGGAGTGCAAGGCAAAGTGACTGCGAGAAAACAGCATCGTGTAAATTCAGCATATGATACCTGACAAATCAGACGGTTTCTTTAAAATTCTTGCACGCGGGTATATTTAAGGAGCTTGCTAATGCACACACACAAAAATAAAATCCTCATAAAAGATTACTGACAATTACAAACACCTACTGCCGATGGAGAATATAGGCAGGGACCATTCCATCAGCCTTAAGCTAGGCTGCCATCATTCCATCAGCTAGCTTTTGGCATTTGGGCAACAGCTATAGGCAGGGATCTAAAATTAAACAGTGTGAGCATGTCATCCGATTTTCACAGCAAAGAATACATTTCTCTTCCCCTTTACAGAAATGCTTCAGCAAATAAATGGTACAGTACCTGAGTATGCAAATTCACAGTGCCTGTGCACCTCTTGTATGAGGAAGAACGTCGTGCGCTTTGGTTGGAGAAGGGAGGCAGCTTATACACTTTGGTCTCCAAGCATGAGCCTTATATAGGCATTTCGTCTGCCGACCTAAAAAACACTAGTTGATTCAGTCAACTTTAATCTATCGTTGAAAATGAAAGGGCCAGATAACCTCCAAAACAAAAAAACAGTATTGCTGCTATTATTGGAAATGGAAAGCGCCACGCGCCGGTAAAATTGACCAACTTCGATTTCAAGGATGACATGACAATGACATGGGGCCCTCCTTATCGTTGACTTTGTGGATCACTGACAACAGTTGAATTATACAATGTGTGCTTCACCCACTGTCCATGATGTGGCGCTGTAGTTGTAGTTGACAAAGAAAGATAAGATACTATCATATTCATAGCTCACTGAACGAGAAAATTTAACTGTAAATAGGTCTTCCATGTCCACAATTTCACATTGAGAAGATACTGGTTGGTTTATGAAGGTGGTTCCTATTGCTCAGTTTTGCCACAGGAATCAGTGCGCCCATATAGTTTAAGCTTACACGCCTAGGGGAAATGCCCTTTGGTTCCAGGGAGGGACGACGGCGACTGACACTTCGATGAGTCAAATTCCCCGGCCTGCAAAACACTCCGATGAGTCAAAATTCCCCGGCTGGGCAGGGACAACGGCGGCGACTGACGCTACAGCCCGCTGGAGACTGGCTGGTTTCACCAAAGCACGGACCATGCTCTGCTCTTCATTCTTGGCTGGAAAACACTCACCTGACCTCGCGCCAGCCCATACAGCCCAACTATACGGCCCACAATTCCTTGAAATAAAACTACAGGGCCCACAAGCACAGATAATAGACACCAACCTACCGATTATCCTTATGAAAATCTCAGAGAAGAATTCCACAAAAACAGAACCAGGAGCCAGTGACAGGCAAAGCAGACAGCATGAAGCCAAGCAGAACCAGCATAGATAACAAGAGGTCTTATAGGCAGGTAAAGACGGCATCTCCAAGCTCCAGTTACATGACATCCCTGATAAATTGATCCGGTACAAAACTACAGCAAACTTCTGTTGATTCACTCGAGCCAAAAAAAAGAAGAGACGGCTTCTGATCTTGGTTTCGACAAGCTCCAAGAACTCTAGGACAGTTTCTGCTACCAGCTACAAAGGGGCTGCGGATGGATAGATCGCGACAACACTACTCTTCCTTGATGGCGCCCTTGTCGCTGACGTAGATTCCGTCCAAGAACTTCCTGATGTCCTTGTTCTTCACGTGGCATTTCTGGTTCAAGGAAAACGAAACAACCATTGGTCAGGATGGGGATGATCGGTGGTGTAGGATCAATATAGGGAACCACATGCTGCCAGTGCAACGCCAGTAAATGTTATGCATTTGTCGTGTACCAACAATACATTGATATTCTTCTATTCTATAGCTCATCTTCCAGGTTAGGTTAGGCTATGCACTTGTCACGCCTAAACTAGAAAAGATGCATCAACACTCAAAGAGCGCGATAGAGTGGAACATACAATCGTTCCACAGTGTGCTACAACACCTACATGACTACAACTAATTGTGATACAGAAAATTCTGGCAGTAACATACAATCTCATTCAGAGATAGGCCTAACAGGTAAAATGACGCAACTTATGATGCGAGTTTTCAGTATGAGCATAGGCAAGGGCTCTAACCTGGTTGATCAGGGCAGCAGAGCGAGAGACGAGCTCAATGTCATTGCCATCCAGGACGATCTCGTCCTTGACCTTCTCAGACCGCAGGATCGTCACACCATCAAGCATGTCAACTTTCCTTACCTGTTCAAGGAAAAGGAGAATCTCAGTACAGTTCATATATGACTCAAGTAACACACATAAAAGCGTCAAAACAGATGAAATCCACACAGGGCATCGCAAACACACGATGCCAAGAGTGGCATTTGCTTCCCTGCAGTACACCACAGTCAGATTCATTGATCATACCAGCACTATGAGCCGATTATGACACGAGTGTCACCACTACTACAGTAGTAGTGACGCCTGTTCTAGGAATATCAGCAAGGAGTGATCAAACATCTCAAGTAAGGTTGCCATCATTGCAGCAGTCTCAACATCTGTTTTATAAAACTCTTAAGAACTCACAAAAACCATTCATTTCTAAGCAGATTTCCCAAGCTACACCAGTGTCATGGTAGGTAAAAAGCTACACAAATCACATACGCAGAATGATATATGAACAGAGATTTTACTGCCTATAAATAACTCACAATTCAGCAATCACTTATAAACCAGGCATCTGATGAATGGAACACTACACTGTCAGGCAATTAGCTGCTTATATCACCAAACCCCTAAATCGAGCTCGCCGATCTGACTGTTTGgtcaaggaaaaagaaaagaaatttaccTTCTTTTCTCCGAGGAAGTTCCTGATCTCGATGCCGCGGTTGGCGGCGGTGATGGAGGCGTTGATGGGGAAGTGAGCGTAGACGAAGCGCATCTTGTAGCGGAAGCCCTTGGTGACGCCGGTGATGAGGTTCTGGACGTGGGAGATGGCGGTGCGGATGGCGGCCATGGTCTTGCGGGTGCCGAACCAGGCGTCCACCTTGAGCTTCCGCCCGCCCTCCTGCAGCTGGAAGTCGAGGTTGAGGTGCTTGAAGTTGCGGGTCAGCGTCCCCCGCGGCCCCGTCACCGAGATCATCTTGGCGGAGACCTTGACGGTCACCTCCTCCGGGATCTCCATCGTCTCCGACGCCAGGATCGTCTTCATCTTCGCCCGAcgctgcttcttcctcctcctcctctgtgacggtggtgcggcggcggtgctgggcTGTGCtgtgcggacggcggcggcggcggcgcgtctgGCAAGGTGAGATCTTTTATAGCTGGCGTCGCTAGGGTTTTCTCTCTGTGGGCTGTGGGCTGTGGGCTGTGGCCCTGGTTTGGCCCAGTACTCCTCTTTTATTCTTGATCCCAGTTACGACACCTGACAACATGTGTGTGAATCAATCTGCGCTGGCCCTGGCCCAGTATCagttactcttcttcttcttcttcttcttcttctacggAATATATGTTAATATCACCAAGGTTGTCTTGGTCTACTGTTATGTTAATGCGACCAAGATGCATGTGTTAATGTCTGTCTGCCTAGATACTTGGCGGGATTTGGAGCTACTTCAACAGTTGAATTTCAATCTTGCCCATTTTGTAAGTGCTTGAAGTTGCGGGTCAGCATTCCAAGCGGCCCCGttaccatgatcatcttcgtcgaCACCTTCACGGTGTCCtccttcaggatctccatcgtcaccgactccATAATGGTCTTCCTCTTCGCTCgacgctcctcttcctcctcggcggCGGTAGAGTAGTGTGGCGGTTGTGCTGGGCtatgcgggcggcggcggtggagtggtgTGGCGGTTGTGCTGGGATGTACGGGCGACAACAAATGGCACACAAGGTGAATAGATGtctactatatctaaatagttTGCGTTCCATGTTTTTATTGAAAGATGGTGTCACATTATGTTTAATTTAAAATGTTTTCTCTTTTTATACACATTTTATCAGATGCTTTGTATGTTTAATTGTTTCTAAAACATAAACTAAGAGCATTTTTACATTTGTACTTTAATTAGTTTCAGTTGTTTTAGCACTTATTGATGCATTTGTTTTAACATGGTTCCCGCAGCAACGCGTCGGGGCATCGTCTAGTTCATATAATGTGGCGTCACTACGGTTTTGTCTCGTAGGAGAGGGAATTGGTGGTCATGGGCTAGAAGTGGGCCCATTTTGACCCAAACGTCCTTTTTGTTTCTTTGCTTCATCTCACAAAATCAttaattgaggagtactcctttCAAAAATCACTCCCACCTTTcaaggttgcgacaagtggcacactGTATGTGCGCCACTTGTTGTAACATgtgagtttttttttccttttttcatacattcgtttatttaaaatgttttatctcttaaaccacgCGTCCAAATCTCAAATTATTTTCACCCATGGATTCCTGGCGTTGAGgtcttcaaaattagatcccatgttcataggttttgatgaacttttttttacaaaaaaaccGGAAAAACACGAAGCGCGAGCACATTTTTTTTTTACCTTTGCAAAAGAGGCACagttgtgcctctcgcggaatcaAATCCGCGCCTCACggaagcaaaagaaaagaaaaacacattttttttcatttccaaGTGGCACGGTCGTGCCTCCCGTGAAAGCAAATCCATACCTCTCACAGAagggaaaaaaacatgttttttcttgtctccgagaggcacggccgtgcctctcacgaaaggggGGGATGTGTTTTTTCCGTttacgagaggcacggccgtggctcttgcggaagaaaaaaacacgtttttcacAAGAAAAAGAATTTAAATTTTGTTCCGCtaaaaagctaagaaagaccgatgaaaaaacaaaaaaaacgaaaAACCCCTGAAAAAACCGCCTGAAAAGCCGAAAACGCGTAcgaaaatatttaaaaaaatctgGAAGGAGCGCCAGAGCGCAACATGTAGTGGCGGCTGAGATTGCGCCAAGTCCAAGTGATCGTTTGGAAGCTTCTGAAGGTGCCttctcagggccggccctggggaggggcagggggggcggccgccccgggcccccaaagtTTAGGGGCCCCTCGCCAGGTATGCGTAC is from Triticum aestivum cultivar Chinese Spring chromosome 3A, IWGSC CS RefSeq v2.1, whole genome shotgun sequence and encodes:
- the LOC123059769 gene encoding probable LRR receptor-like serine/threonine-protein kinase At3g47570, producing MPGHPCMMVTTARQFVMVLMVAYSVQTMICSSLHGNETDRLSLLEFKKGVMLDPQQALMSWNDSTHFCHWEGVSCGTITTPPRVISLNLTRRGLAGQISPSLGNLTFLQSLFLPNNSFSGEIPPSLGHMHNLQTIYLNFNRLQGRIPNLSNCTSLMMLRLVGNNLAGKFPNLPSHLQELRLSGNDLIGTIPSSLANITTLRGITFTFNHIESNIPNDFAKLHKLQILLGAVNKLTGTFPHAILNLSALNLLSLAFNYLGGEVPTYLGNHLPNLQLLQLADNFFHGHIPYSLINCSELHYVDMSSNNLTGVVHSTIGKLNKLSYLNLEFNHFHARNKQEWEFMSSLTNCTELQSFSMKGNHLQGNVPNSLGNLSDQLQNLLLGTNKLSGGFPSGIANLRGLFKLGLGENQFTGVLPEWLGTLHNLQGIELANNSFTGVIPSSLANLSQLIELFLESNHLYGNIPPSLGNLKVLEKLSISNNNLHGSIPKEILSIPTISRIGLYSNKLDGALPIEIGHAKQLLYLLISSNNLSGVIPETLDGCESLEVIEFDQNSLSGRIPTSLGNISNLEVLTVSHNHLYGSIPKSIAALKYLQQLDMSFNRLDGEVPEEGVFKNTTAIRIGGNHGLCGGVLELHLPACPVTISSPSKHTWPLCFKVMIPLASMVLLAGFVSMLLFWRKKQRRELMSLPSFGRKFPKVSYDDIAKATEGFSLSNVIGSGRYSSVYKAKLFRDGNVAAVKVFALETRGAQKSFITECNALRNVRHRNLVHILTTCSSIDSRGIDFKALVYEFMPQGDLHKFLHSARGDESSSDSNYISLAQRLSIVADVSDAVAYLHQEGIVHCDLKPRNILLDDDMVAHVGDFGLARLPIHTTTSSSESTSTSSVAIKGTIGYVAPECAGGGQVSTTSDVYSFGVILLEVFIRRRPTDAMFKDGLSIAKFAEINFPHKVLQILDPELLQELNLCRETPMDVVEKNGAQSLISVISIGLCCTRSSPSERISMQEVAAKLHGIRDAYLFTQD
- the LOC123059770 gene encoding 60S ribosomal protein L9; the protein is MKTILASETMEIPEEVTVKVSAKMISVTGPRGTLTRNFKHLNLDFQLQEGGRKLKVDAWFGTRKTMAAIRTAISHVQNLITGVTKGFRYKMRFVYAHFPINASITAANRGIEIRNFLGEKKVRKVDMLDGVTILRSEKVKDEIVLDGNDIELVSRSAALINQKCHVKNKDIRKFLDGIYVSDKGAIKEE